A segment of the Corynebacterium liangguodongii genome:
AAATTTTCGCTAGTCGCGTGCGGCGTCGAGAAGGTAGCGCCCGTAGCCGGATTTGAGCATGGATTCTCCCAGGAAGACTAGCTGATCCCGGGAGATAAGCCCCTCGCGATAGGCGGCGACCTCGGGCGAGCCGATCACCGTGCCGGTGCGTTTTTGGATCGCCTCGACGTACGCGCTTGCCTCGCTCATAGAATCGATTGTTCCGGTGTCGAGCCAGACGTCGCCACGGTGCAGCCGGTGGACCTGGAGCCGCCCCTGGCGTAGATAGGCCTCGTTGACGGAGGTGATTTCGAGCTCCCCGCGATCGCTCGGTGCGATGGTCTTCGCAATGGAGACGACGTCGTTGTCGTAGAAGTACAGCCCCACGACGGCAAACGGCGACTTCGGGGAGGCCGGCTTCTCCTCGATCGAGGTCGCGGTGCCGTTCTCGTCGAAGGCGACTACGCCGTAGCGCTGCGGGTCGGAGACCTCGTAGGCGAAAATCGCGCCGCCGTCGACGTCGCGGATGTCTCCGAGGATTTGGGCGAGGCCGGCGCCTTCGAAGATGTTGTCGCCAAGCACGAGGGCCACGGAGTCGCTCCCGATGAACTCCTCCCCGATGAGGAAGGCTTGGGCCAGCCCGTCGGGGGAGGGCTGGACGGCGTAGTCGAGGATGACACCGAGGTGGGAGCCGTCGCCAAGCAGGCGCTGGAACGCGGGCGCATCCTCCGGCGTGGTGATGACGAGGATTTCGCGTATGCCGGCGCTGATCAGCGTGCTCAGCGGGTAGTAGATCATCGGCTTGTCGTAGATCGGCATGAGCTGCTTCGAGATGCCCTTGGTGATGGGGTAGAGGCGCGTGCCCGAGCCGCCCGCGAGGATGATGCCTTTCATACGCCCAGCTTAGCGACGCCCCGCCAGGTAGATCGCCAGCGCCGCCCGCCAGTTGCGCGGGGCGAACCCGGCTGCCTTGATCTTGTCCAGGCTCAAGGTGGACTCCTTCGGGCGCGGTGCCTCCGGGCCGACCAGCTGCGCGTACTGGGCAGTAGTCACGGGGGTGATGTCAGAGGGGTCCGCGCCCACTCCGATGAACACGCTCATCGCGATCTCGTCGCGGCCCACCGCGTCTCCGTCGGAGGTGATGTTGTACACGCCGTACTCTGCCCCCGTGGCCACAAGGTGCGCGATGCCGCGCGCCAGGTCCTCGGCGTGCGTGGGGCGGCCTCGCTGGTCGCAGACCACGCTGGGGCTCACGCCCTTGTCCGCGAGCCGGGCCATGGTGTCCATGAAGTTCGCGCCCTCGCCGAATACCCAGGAGGTGCGGATCACGTAGTGGCGCGGCGTGGCCCGGGCGGCGGTTTCGCCCGCGCTTTTCGACGCCCC
Coding sequences within it:
- the rfbA gene encoding glucose-1-phosphate thymidylyltransferase RfbA is translated as MKGIILAGGSGTRLYPITKGISKQLMPIYDKPMIYYPLSTLISAGIREILVITTPEDAPAFQRLLGDGSHLGVILDYAVQPSPDGLAQAFLIGEEFIGSDSVALVLGDNIFEGAGLAQILGDIRDVDGGAIFAYEVSDPQRYGVVAFDENGTATSIEEKPASPKSPFAVVGLYFYDNDVVSIAKTIAPSDRGELEITSVNEAYLRQGRLQVHRLHRGDVWLDTGTIDSMSEASAYVEAIQKRTGTVIGSPEVAAYREGLISRDQLVFLGESMLKSGYGRYLLDAARD